In a genomic window of Ipomoea triloba cultivar NCNSP0323 chromosome 3, ASM357664v1:
- the LOC116011812 gene encoding protein BOLA2 has translation MGVSKEQVESSLTAKLTPTHLEVIDTSGGCGASFKVEIVSAEFEGKRLLERHRIVNAALAEEMKEIHALSITKALTPEQWKQQQDAAEKPQAAT, from the exons atgggggTTTCGAAAGAGCAGGTTGAATCGTCGCTTACGGCTAAGCTCACTCCTACTCACCTC GAAGTGATCGACACATCTGGAGG ATGTGGTGCAAGCTTCAAGGTTGAGATTGTTTCGGCCGAATTTGAAGGCAAAAGATTGCTGGAGAGGCACCGAATTGTTAACGCTGCACTGGCAGAAGAGATGAAAGAAATCCATGCTCTCTCCATAACTAAAGCGCTCACTCCAGAACAGTGGAAACAACAGCAAGATGCAGCTGAGAAGCCTCAAGCAGCCACATAA
- the LOC116012908 gene encoding uncharacterized protein LOC116012908, with product MEHHRHFFMFNLDKFDDWKVRMQAHLSAIQNEMLDVITDGLIQILEVNPNRAAEGSTTREMRPKEKFSLTTKERTRANLDNIARDILYKALDESLFPRVRKCKSAKEIWDTLMQIGEGEEQEKENKLTIAMKRFEDFKLGAKESIFDMKARFMKLLTDIGDLDDKKLTHKEINLKILRGLSKN from the coding sequence ATGGAACACCATAGGCATTTTTTCATGTTTAAtcttgataaatttgatgactGGAAAGTGCGCATGCAAGCTCATCTGTCTGCAATCCAAAACGAGATGTTAGATGTAATAACCGATGGGCTTATTCAAATCTTGGAGGTTAATCCAAACCGAGCTGCTGAAGGTTCAACAACACGTGAAATGAGACCCAAGGAGAAGTTCTCGTTAACAACTAAGGAGAGGACTCGTGCAAATCTTGACAACATTGCACGAGACATCCTTTACAAGGCTCTAGACGAGTCACTGTTCCCgagagtaagaaagtgcaaatcTGCTAAGGAAATCTGGGATACCCTCATGCAGATTGGTGAAGGTGAAGAACAGgagaaggaaaataaattaaCCATCGCTATGAAAAGATTCGAAGACTTCAAACTTGGAGCGAAAGAGTCCATATTTGACATGAAAGCACGATTCATGAAGTTGTTAACTGATATCGGAGATCTAGATGACAAAAAGCTCACACACAAGGAGATAAACTTAAAGATCCTCCGAGGACTATCGAAGAATTAG
- the LOC116012909 gene encoding uncharacterized protein LOC116012909: MKVIAMRDHRDLKTMSTTQISSDLKAYEFEKEALMEEEPEARNVALIANQQPSSSTIRSNSNPSDLFIDDQLALFMRKFKRFMRKNQPHDNSSKQRTSRHRHADKPSGLRTRDAEEVQMLCYNCRKLGHFKAECPYQIVKKHQEEYGDYRKSSSNHNNPRSTTTYTNEQTINYSSSNPKSDKRRKALAVEEKPEEKNDEPCTSSSSSESDSSEDEKGLICLFNQEESDEELCLMADEEEVTSQNYYSNCSSESSYHENPRESFERMMKEFDDVKCTHSKLKAENARLVTERQDLEDLKVQKY, translated from the coding sequence ATGAAGGTCATCGCGATGCGCGACCATCGGGATCTCAAAACAATGAGTACTACTCAAATCTCCAGCGATTTAAAGGCATATGAGTTTGAGAAAGAAGCACTGATGGAGGAGGAACCCGAGGCGAGAAATGTAGCATTGATTGCAAATCAGCAGCCCTCATCGTCAACCATAAGGTCAAACTCTAACCCTTCTGATTTATTCATTGATGATCAACTTGCTTTGTTTATGAGGAAGTTCAAGAGATTCATGAGGAAAAACCAGCCTCATGACAACTCGAGCAAGCAAAGAACGTCGAGGCATAGACATGCTGACAAGCCCAGTGGATTGAGAACACGTGATGCCGAGGAAGTGCAGATGCTATGCTACAATTGTAGGAAGCTTGGACATTTCAAAGCTGAATGTCCTTATCAAATTGTCAAGAAGCATCAAGAGGAATACGGCGACTATAGAAAGAGTTCGAGTAATCACAACAATCCGAGGAGTACGACTACTTATACAAATGAGCAAACTATCAACTACTCTAGTAGCAACCCGAAGAGTGACAAACGAAGGAAAGCTCTGGCTGTGGAGGAAAAGCCAGAAGAAAAAAATGACGAGCCGTGCACGTCAAGTTCTAGTTCAGAGAGTGatagctcagaagatgagaagGGACTCATCTGTCTCTTCAACCAAGAGGAATCAGACGAAGAGTTATGTCTCATGGCGGACGAAGAAGAGGTAACTTCTCAAAACTACTACTCTAATTGCAGTTCTGAATCTAGCTATCATGAGAATCCTAGGGAATCAttcgaaagaatgatgaagGAATTCGATGATGTTAAATGTACACATTCTAAACTTAAGGCAGAGAATGCTCGACTAGTGAcagaaagacaagatctcgaggacTTAAAAGTCCAAAAATACTGA